In Streptomyces sp. NBC_00878, a single window of DNA contains:
- a CDS encoding CHAT domain-containing protein, which translates to MADDEQLTALFAAAYDRAQAVMNGGDGEVVLGVDAMDEAAELHAAMGRSSWAFYYTGLLAWLRFAARRDPRDISDLMLALRVFAVWFEHDPEHVPSRIQSVLRVEVPESVEPAVEGAPVHPYQLNAVAIDLLTSEPPELAVVSVALSRAAILVALPDGELIPALFQNLGAALVSLGLATEDPEILGEAVKVQRATVDSVPKDGYLMPMCLACLALALGYLHEHSRDRRHLDEALAAMERALELTRHDDPELPDRLSDHAQLLLSKHACSGELEDAHQAHSSIGLALALTTADHPRRAVYEKVGRVTELAVVAHFSMKEEPGRSPTMVTVNEALEEIATLRGELAELADGDPLERAVTTSVLALKHERRWSRMGTLEDLEEAIRHYHAALNQLPEDHGRYAESTQGLIFCLMARHRLFAAIEDLEEVVALERRLVTVRETGSAARHAVQLVELANVLMGRYELRGDAADFEEALQRGEKAVEVAEEGGEEWLLARVTVAQALLIRHRDRDDTSTDRFDDLERAVDWLEAAVDGLPADHVNAGVALQNLAAALTARYYEHGALTDLDTAAERLREAYAAVRLHPEQRIRDHEPGLMLGQVLHQRWLRHGAFSDLDEAVAVTRQVVRAVPDGWSDRDGVRVRLVRLLLARYGRTGIRADLTEASRLARQAVRETPEDDLRALNRARAAHADALLTTLPGEPGPTPENTAEAVGLRRQAHTSAPTPETSVGLARALDAHHRATAAGGPPPDEARHLLETALPNERGRRPEALAALGALLGQSPDPPARERAEECFREVALMTDAAPAERLEAAQRWAELLASQAKWEQAAKAYQVALALLPQLAPHTLERTDREHGLGSATGLASHAAACLLRLDRSETAIRLWEAGRGVLWEQQTETRGDLAALRATAPRLARSYEELRERLDAQDRAGSLTDPSTPYGWQSELEAQPGMAAEQRRRLGQQWQSLLEEIRSLEAFADFPRLPGERDIPHSGVTGPVVAILTSTYGSCAVLLGPDGVMARVPLPGLTPGAVAEYTDRLNGALKEAVDPRTSHERRRAAEESISAVLEWLGSTVTGPVLAALGYRPVATGEPLPRLWWVPDGALAQLPLHAAGTALQQVCSSYALTLGTLRRASANTAMPPAPRVLAVAMPQTPGAEPIEGAAAEARHLAERYGAQVLIGEQATHDAVCAALPDYEVVHFACHSDGSGLLLQDHRTRPLTVFEISRLELPRAKLAYLSACTTSLGPRQLADEAVHLAAAFQQAGFPHVIGTLWSVEDAVAKSLCADVYDALPGLDTTSAAEALHRATRDLSERYPDSPSLWAAFVHFGP; encoded by the coding sequence GCTGAGATTCGCGGCTCGCCGGGATCCTCGGGACATCTCGGACCTCATGCTGGCCTTGCGGGTTTTCGCTGTCTGGTTCGAACACGATCCCGAGCACGTGCCCTCACGGATCCAGAGCGTGTTGCGGGTGGAGGTGCCTGAGTCCGTTGAACCGGCGGTGGAGGGTGCCCCCGTACACCCGTACCAGCTCAACGCCGTCGCCATCGATTTGTTGACCAGCGAACCGCCGGAGCTCGCCGTTGTAAGCGTGGCGCTGTCGCGCGCGGCGATCTTGGTTGCGCTCCCCGACGGTGAGTTGATCCCGGCCTTGTTTCAGAACCTCGGCGCTGCCCTCGTCTCGCTCGGCCTGGCGACCGAGGACCCGGAAATCCTCGGAGAGGCGGTGAAAGTGCAGCGGGCGACAGTGGACAGCGTGCCGAAGGATGGGTACCTGATGCCGATGTGCCTCGCCTGCCTTGCGCTCGCCCTCGGCTACCTGCACGAACACAGCCGCGACCGAAGACATCTCGACGAAGCCCTCGCCGCGATGGAACGGGCTCTGGAACTGACCCGTCACGATGACCCGGAGCTCCCGGACCGGTTGAGTGACCACGCCCAGCTGCTGTTGAGCAAGCACGCGTGCTCCGGTGAGCTGGAGGATGCCCACCAAGCCCACAGTTCCATTGGCTTGGCCCTGGCACTCACGACGGCTGACCACCCACGACGTGCGGTGTACGAGAAGGTCGGCCGTGTGACCGAGTTGGCGGTCGTAGCTCACTTCTCGATGAAGGAGGAGCCGGGGCGTTCGCCCACCATGGTGACGGTGAACGAAGCCCTGGAGGAGATCGCGACGCTGCGCGGGGAACTGGCCGAACTCGCGGACGGCGATCCGCTCGAACGGGCAGTGACAACGTCTGTATTGGCGCTCAAGCACGAGCGACGCTGGTCACGCATGGGCACGTTGGAAGATCTGGAAGAGGCGATCCGGCATTACCACGCGGCCCTGAACCAATTGCCCGAGGACCATGGGCGGTACGCGGAGAGCACGCAGGGGTTGATCTTCTGCCTCATGGCCCGTCACCGGCTGTTTGCGGCGATTGAGGATCTTGAGGAGGTCGTCGCCCTGGAGCGCCGCCTCGTGACGGTCAGAGAGACGGGGTCGGCCGCGCGGCATGCCGTGCAGCTCGTCGAACTGGCTAACGTGCTCATGGGCCGCTACGAGTTGCGAGGCGACGCCGCGGACTTCGAGGAAGCGCTCCAGCGTGGCGAAAAGGCGGTCGAGGTGGCCGAGGAGGGCGGTGAGGAGTGGCTGCTGGCGCGGGTGACGGTGGCACAGGCATTGCTGATACGTCACAGGGACAGGGACGACACGTCGACCGATAGGTTCGATGACCTGGAACGGGCCGTTGACTGGCTGGAGGCCGCCGTCGACGGACTGCCCGCCGACCACGTCAACGCCGGTGTCGCCTTGCAGAATCTGGCCGCCGCGCTGACCGCGCGGTACTACGAGCACGGCGCCCTCACGGATCTGGACACGGCTGCCGAACGGCTGAGGGAGGCCTACGCCGCCGTACGCCTGCATCCTGAGCAGCGAATCAGGGATCACGAGCCGGGGTTGATGCTCGGGCAAGTGCTGCATCAGAGGTGGCTGCGCCACGGGGCGTTCAGCGACCTGGACGAAGCAGTGGCGGTGACCCGACAGGTTGTCCGAGCCGTCCCCGACGGTTGGTCCGACCGGGACGGCGTGCGCGTCAGGCTGGTGCGGTTGCTGCTCGCACGCTACGGCAGGACAGGGATCCGAGCGGACCTCACCGAAGCCAGCCGGCTCGCCCGTCAGGCCGTCCGCGAGACCCCCGAGGACGATTTGAGAGCCTTGAACCGTGCGCGGGCCGCGCATGCGGACGCTCTCCTGACAACACTGCCCGGCGAGCCGGGACCCACTCCGGAGAACACGGCGGAGGCGGTCGGTCTGCGCCGGCAAGCACACACCTCCGCGCCCACGCCTGAGACGTCCGTCGGCCTGGCCCGCGCCCTGGACGCACACCACCGGGCCACTGCAGCCGGTGGACCCCCACCGGACGAAGCCCGTCACCTGTTGGAGACAGCACTACCCAATGAGCGTGGCCGACGCCCCGAAGCGCTCGCCGCCCTCGGTGCCCTCCTGGGACAGTCCCCCGACCCGCCCGCTCGTGAGCGGGCCGAGGAATGCTTCCGCGAGGTCGCGCTGATGACCGACGCGGCTCCCGCCGAGCGGCTGGAGGCCGCCCAGCGCTGGGCCGAACTCCTCGCCTCGCAAGCGAAGTGGGAGCAGGCCGCCAAGGCGTATCAAGTCGCGCTCGCCCTCCTGCCCCAGCTGGCGCCGCACACCCTTGAGCGCACCGACCGCGAGCACGGCCTCGGTTCAGCCACCGGACTCGCGTCCCACGCCGCGGCCTGCTTGCTACGCCTGGACCGCAGTGAGACGGCCATCCGGCTCTGGGAGGCGGGCCGCGGCGTGCTCTGGGAGCAACAGACGGAGACTCGCGGTGATCTCGCAGCCCTACGTGCCACCGCACCCCGACTGGCCCGCTCCTACGAGGAATTACGAGAGCGACTCGATGCTCAAGATCGGGCCGGCTCGCTCACGGACCCATCGACCCCGTACGGCTGGCAGAGCGAACTGGAGGCGCAGCCGGGCATGGCGGCCGAACAGCGCCGACGGTTGGGACAGCAGTGGCAGTCGCTCCTGGAGGAGATCCGTTCTCTGGAAGCCTTTGCCGATTTCCCTCGCCTGCCTGGTGAGCGCGACATCCCTCACTCCGGTGTCACGGGACCGGTCGTAGCGATCCTCACCAGCACCTACGGCAGCTGTGCCGTGCTTCTCGGACCGGACGGGGTCATGGCCCGAGTGCCGTTGCCGGGGCTGACTCCCGGCGCGGTGGCTGAGTACACCGATCGACTCAACGGGGCGCTGAAGGAGGCCGTCGACCCACGGACTTCACACGAGAGGCGACGCGCGGCCGAGGAGTCCATCTCCGCGGTGCTCGAATGGCTGGGATCGACTGTGACAGGGCCTGTGCTTGCCGCGCTCGGGTATCGCCCGGTGGCCACCGGGGAACCGCTGCCGCGCTTGTGGTGGGTGCCGGACGGGGCACTCGCCCAGCTACCGCTCCACGCTGCCGGGACAGCTCTCCAACAGGTCTGCTCCTCGTATGCGCTGACGCTCGGCACGCTGCGCCGAGCGTCAGCGAACACTGCCATGCCCCCAGCGCCGAGGGTCCTGGCCGTCGCCATGCCGCAGACGCCGGGCGCCGAACCCATCGAGGGCGCGGCGGCAGAAGCGCGACATCTCGCCGAGCGGTACGGTGCACAGGTGCTGATCGGCGAACAAGCCACACACGACGCGGTATGCGCCGCTCTTCCCGACTACGAAGTGGTCCACTTCGCCTGTCACAGCGACGGCTCCGGGCTACTGCTCCAGGACCATCGCACAAGACCGCTCACCGTTTTCGAGATTTCCCGTCTGGAGCTTCCGCGGGCGAAGCTGGCCTACCTGTCCGCGTGCACGACATCGCTCGGGCCTCGTCAGCTCGCTGACGAGGCCGTGCATCTGGCCGCGGCCTTCCAGCAGGCCGGGTTTCCGCATGTGATCGGAACGTTGTGGTCGGTGGAGGACGCAGTGGCGAAGTCCCTCTGCGCCGACGTGTACGACGCGCTGCCCGGTCTCGACACGACGTCGGCGGCTGAAGCCCTGCACCGTGCAACACGAGACCTGAGTGAGCGCTACCCCGACAGCCCCAGCCTGTGGGCGGCGTTCGTGCACTTCGGCCCATGA